In Triticum aestivum cultivar Chinese Spring chromosome 5B, IWGSC CS RefSeq v2.1, whole genome shotgun sequence, the following proteins share a genomic window:
- the LOC123113957 gene encoding protein trichome birefringence-like 33, which yields MMKPQHGAAGGGGHGRRTPFLTSYALTLAFITFVSLLYFKDFTSTLHQPFLHHPPPRHRPRPHHPRPHPHVPVGGKVGPVVAEKKAAAAAAEDEEKVPGSRSAAAAVLSLPFAVGRAAAGCDVARGEWVYDEAARPLYQEEECPYIQPQLTCNAHGRPDTAYRHWRWQPRGCSLPSFNATLMLEMLRGKRMLFVGDSLNRGQYVSLVCLLHRAIPESAKSMETFDSLTVFRAKDYNATIEFYWAPFLAESNSDDAVVHRVTDRIVRGTAIEKHAKFWKGADVVVFNTYLWWMTGQKMKILQNSFEDKNKDIKEMETEDAYGMVLNAVAKWVENNMDPKSSRAFFVTMSPTHTQSKDWGDKSDGNCYNQTTPIKDLSYWGPGTSKGLMRVIGEVFSASKVPVGVVNITQLSEYRKDAHTQIYKKQWNPLTPEQIANPKSYADCTHWCLPGLQDTWNELLYAKLFFP from the exons ATGATGAAGCCGCAGCAcggcgcggccggcggcggcgggcacgggCGGCGGACGCCGTTCCTGACCTCGTACGCGCTCACGCTCGCCTTCATCACCTTCGTCTCCCTGCTCTACTTCAAGGACTTCACCTCCACGCTCCACCAGCCCTTCCTCCACcacccgccgccccgccaccgccccagGCCCCACCACCCCAGGCCCCATCCCCATGTCCCCGTGGGCGGCAAGGTCGGACCGGtggtggctgagaagaaggccgccgccgccgccgcggaggaTGAGGAGAAGGTGCCGGGCTcccgctcggcggcggcggcggtgctgtcGCTGCCGTTTGCGGTGGGGCGTGCGGCGGCGGGCTGCGACGTGGCCCGCGGCGAGTGGGTGTACGACGAGGCGGCGCGGCCGCTGTACCAGGAGGAGGAGTGCCCCTACATCCAGCCGCAGCTGACCTGCAATGCGCACGGCCGCCCCGACACCGCCTACCGCCACTGGCGGTGGCAGCCCCGCGGCTGCTCGCTCCCAAG CTTCAATGCGACTCTGATGCTGGAGATGCTGCGGGGCAAGCGCATGCTGTTTGTTGGCGATTCGCTCAACCGCGGGCAGTACGTGTCGTTGGTCTGCCTCCTGCACCGGGCCATTCCTGAGAGTGCCAAGTCCATGGAAACATTTGACTCGCTCACAGTTTTCAGAGCAAAG GACTACAATGCCACGATTGAGTTCTATTGGGCCCCCTTTCTAGCTGAATCAAATTCCGACGATGCTGTTGTTCACCGTGTCACGGATAGAATAGTAAGGGGCACAGCCATTGAAAAGCACGCCAAGTTTTGGAAAGGAGCTGACGTTGTGGTATTCAATACCTACCTGTGGTGGATGACCGGACAAAAGATGAAAATTCT GCAAAATTCCTTTGAAGATAAGAACAAGGACATCAAAGAAATGGAAACAGAGGATGCATATGGGATGGTCCTGAATGCCGTGGCGAAATGGGTCGAGAACAACATGGACCCAAAAAGTTCAAGGGCGTTTTTTGTCACTATGTCACCTACTCATACCCA GAGCAAAGATTGGGGCGACAAGTCTGATGGAAACTGCTACAACCAAACTACCCCAATCAAAGATTTGTCTTACTGGGGACCAGGCACTAGCAAGGGCCTGATGCGGGTTATCGGCGAAGTGTTCAGTGCTTCTAAGGTCCCCGTTGGGGTCGTCAACATCACCCAGCTCTCCGAGTACCGCAAAGACGCGCACACCCAGATATACAAGAAGCAGTGGAACCCGCTGACCCCGGAGCAGATCGCCAACCCAAAGAGCTACGCCGACTGCACCCATTGGTGCCTCCCGGGACTCCAGGACACCTGGAACGAGCTGCTCTACGCGAAGCTCTTCTTCCCTTGA